One genomic window of Methanosalsum zhilinae DSM 4017 includes the following:
- a CDS encoding CBS domain-containing protein gives MELTPIQKDIIIALINLQRQKNRAIKGEEIADLINRNPGTVRNQMQSLKVLGLVEGVPGPKGGYKITSAAYEALNVTSVENEVIVPIYRNGILIQGSTAAEISFTTVRHPELCNGMIKVLGNIRDFVEGDIVQIGPTPVNRLIVRGEVVGRDDTKNALLFSITEMVSLPKRPVKNYIKEDPVFVNVNATIQEAARIFVKNNIHGAPVEDKGKVVGVVTFTDIGNALASGKISLKVRDIMTKDLITIDGDTPLYQSVKMFNEHNVGRLIVTIDGVPKGILSKADVLHELAVY, from the coding sequence ATGGAACTAACTCCCATCCAGAAAGATATTATTATCGCATTAATCAATTTACAGCGGCAGAAAAATCGTGCAATAAAAGGAGAAGAGATTGCGGATCTGATAAACAGAAATCCCGGTACTGTCCGCAACCAGATGCAATCATTGAAAGTCCTGGGACTTGTTGAAGGTGTTCCCGGCCCCAAAGGAGGGTACAAGATTACCAGTGCCGCGTATGAGGCCCTGAATGTGACTTCAGTTGAGAATGAGGTAATTGTACCTATATACAGAAACGGAATTCTGATTCAGGGCTCAACTGCAGCTGAAATAAGTTTTACTACAGTCAGACATCCTGAATTATGTAATGGAATGATAAAAGTTCTTGGAAATATAAGGGATTTTGTTGAGGGAGACATAGTTCAGATTGGTCCAACCCCTGTAAACCGTCTTATTGTTAGAGGAGAGGTTGTAGGAAGGGATGATACGAAGAACGCATTACTTTTCTCAATTACAGAAATGGTATCTCTTCCAAAGAGACCGGTAAAAAATTACATAAAAGAAGATCCTGTATTTGTCAATGTGAATGCTACTATACAGGAAGCTGCACGCATTTTTGTCAAAAATAACATCCATGGGGCTCCAGTTGAAGATAAGGGCAAAGTTGTAGGGGTTGTGACCTTTACAGATATCGGTAACGCTCTTGCAAGTGGTAAAATTTCCCTTAAGGTTAGGGATATAATGACAAAGGACCTGATCACAATTGATGGGGATACTCCCCTGTACCAGTCCGTAAAGATGTTCAATGAACACAATGTGGGAAGACTTATTGTCACAATTGATGGGGTTCCAAAAGGGATACTCTCAAAAGCCGATGTACTTCATGAACTTGCAGTATACTGA
- a CDS encoding YkgJ family cysteine cluster protein, translating into MTKQNESDRKGIEKLRTFMICKWREELACLEDINIENIALQIQKAGFRCLRCGSCCRSKDGDNRVFITPAEIDLISETYDMDLEDIALPCIDDILSNSDNQQELQSFIDTEGNLHPTGWMLLRGDNGNCKFISDAGPSNKCRIYNSRPSLCSTYPFHMENMDLEICECPGLGMDIEWKECMDIARKLIQRYISELKDFILTYEKYEYFSSSSKGYDIYLGRLNKGENVCIVHDSRGIRKGLLISKCGDLKFIRSM; encoded by the coding sequence ATGACAAAACAGAATGAATCAGATCGTAAAGGCATCGAGAAGCTCAGGACGTTTATGATTTGCAAATGGAGAGAAGAGCTGGCATGCCTGGAAGATATCAATATTGAAAATATTGCATTGCAGATCCAAAAAGCAGGATTCAGGTGTTTGAGATGCGGAAGCTGCTGCAGAAGTAAAGATGGAGACAACAGAGTATTCATAACACCTGCCGAAATTGACCTGATCTCAGAGACCTATGACATGGATCTGGAAGACATTGCACTGCCATGTATTGACGATATACTCTCAAATTCAGATAACCAGCAGGAACTTCAATCCTTTATTGATACTGAGGGAAATCTCCATCCCACCGGCTGGATGCTTCTTCGCGGAGACAATGGCAACTGCAAATTCATCAGTGATGCAGGTCCATCCAATAAATGCAGGATATACAATTCAAGGCCGAGCCTGTGCAGTACATATCCTTTCCATATGGAGAACATGGACCTGGAGATCTGTGAATGCCCGGGTCTTGGAATGGATATTGAATGGAAGGAATGTATGGATATTGCCAGAAAGTTGATACAGCGCTATATCAGCGAACTTAAAGATTTCATATTAACATATGAAAAATATGAATACTTTTCATCTTCCAGTAAAGGATACGATATTTATCTGGGCAGACTAAATAAAGGAGAAAATGTATGTATTGTACATGATTCCAGAGGCATCCGCAAAGGTTTACTGATATCGAAATGTGGGGATCTGAAATTTATTCGGTCAATGTGA
- the moaC gene encoding cyclic pyranopterin monophosphate synthase MoaC, with protein MTDNFTHIVDGRVHMVDISDKNTVTRQATATGVIVLSRQTIDRIRKGLVEKGNVFSTARIAAILAVKRTPEIIPMCHQIPISSVDVDLTIEGETVRSTVEVRSNARTGVEMEALNGVSTALLTVWDMVKSAEKDSSGNYPDTVINDIRVVRKTKGNYEIRSQE; from the coding sequence ATGACAGATAATTTCACTCATATTGTGGATGGCAGGGTCCACATGGTTGATATCAGCGATAAAAATACTGTTACAAGACAGGCTACGGCAACAGGCGTGATTGTCCTTTCCCGCCAGACAATTGATCGGATAAGAAAGGGCCTTGTTGAGAAAGGGAATGTATTTTCTACAGCCAGAATTGCTGCTATTCTGGCAGTGAAAAGGACTCCCGAGATCATTCCTATGTGTCATCAGATCCCTATAAGTTCCGTTGATGTTGATCTTACTATAGAAGGTGAAACTGTTCGATCTACAGTTGAGGTCAGGTCCAATGCAAGGACTGGCGTTGAAATGGAAGCGTTAAATGGGGTATCTACCGCACTTCTTACGGTATGGGATATGGTCAAATCGGCTGAAAAGGATAGTAGTGGAAATTACCCTGACACTGTAATCAATGATATCAGGGTCGTAAGAAAGACTAAAGGTAATTATGAGATACGATCTCAGGAATAA
- a CDS encoding endonuclease III domain-containing protein: MKSVDLTRIYNILFNEFGPQNWWPADTSFEVVVGAVLTQQTKWTNVERAIGQMQKKGLIDPENMAEADIREIEELVYCCGFYRQKAARLKQIAQHFSRRGENNIFSLPVNKMRKELLSLKGIGYETADSIILYAAEKPKFVIDAYTTRIMECMDVSGNYRQLQELFESEIPEDTGLYKEFHALIVEYAKKYCTKKRCTECLLKIRVSGAGENGY; the protein is encoded by the coding sequence ATGAAATCTGTAGATCTGACACGAATATATAACATTCTTTTCAATGAGTTTGGACCACAGAACTGGTGGCCTGCAGATACTTCTTTTGAAGTTGTTGTTGGTGCGGTTTTAACACAGCAGACGAAATGGACAAATGTTGAAAGAGCTATAGGTCAGATGCAAAAAAAGGGTCTTATTGACCCTGAGAATATGGCAGAAGCCGATATCAGGGAAATTGAAGAACTGGTGTATTGCTGTGGCTTTTACAGACAAAAAGCTGCACGTTTAAAGCAAATTGCGCAACATTTCAGCAGAAGAGGAGAAAATAATATTTTTTCACTGCCTGTAAATAAAATGCGAAAGGAACTACTTTCCCTTAAAGGAATAGGCTATGAGACTGCGGACAGTATTATATTATATGCTGCTGAAAAACCAAAATTTGTTATCGATGCATATACTACAAGGATCATGGAGTGTATGGATGTTAGTGGCAATTACAGACAGCTCCAGGAACTGTTTGAATCTGAAATTCCGGAAGATACAGGACTATATAAGGAATTTCATGCACTGATTGTAGAATATGCAAAAAAATACTGCACAAAAAAAAGGTGTACTGAGTGTCTTTTGAAAATAAGAGTGTCCGGAGCAGGCGAGAATGGATATTGA
- a CDS encoding ribose-phosphate diphosphokinase, whose protein sequence is MQIIGGPASQMLAARVARELNTEPLLCDFHRFPDGELYTRILDEITEDVTIVQSTVTDSDLIALLQLIDACEGSPSINVVIPYMGYARQDRKFMEGEPVSARAIARTVSADRVYTVNIHEQNVLDYFRCDAFDIDASYLLGDYLASLGLQSPLIVAPDRGAVDIAKKASDSSGIDFDYLEKTRLSGERVSIKTKQMDVGGRDVVLIDDMIATGGTMAESIRILREQNAHDVYLICVHPVLARNAVLRLFNAGVSDLLATDTIERSQSCISVASLIASELEM, encoded by the coding sequence TTGCAGATTATTGGAGGACCCGCATCACAGATGCTAGCTGCCAGAGTTGCCAGGGAACTGAATACTGAACCACTTCTGTGCGATTTCCACCGTTTTCCTGATGGTGAACTTTATACCCGTATACTGGATGAGATTACTGAAGATGTGACTATAGTGCAGAGCACTGTTACAGATTCCGATCTGATAGCACTTCTCCAGCTCATTGATGCCTGTGAAGGCTCACCATCCATCAATGTTGTGATTCCCTATATGGGATATGCACGCCAGGACCGTAAGTTCATGGAAGGTGAACCTGTAAGTGCCCGCGCGATTGCCCGTACGGTTAGTGCAGATAGGGTATATACTGTCAATATCCATGAACAGAATGTTCTGGATTATTTCAGATGCGATGCTTTTGACATTGATGCATCGTATCTGCTTGGAGATTACCTTGCATCCCTTGGATTACAGAGCCCTCTGATAGTTGCACCTGACAGGGGTGCTGTAGATATTGCAAAAAAAGCATCTGACTCTTCGGGCATTGATTTTGATTATCTCGAAAAAACCAGGCTTAGCGGAGAACGGGTTTCGATCAAGACCAAGCAGATGGATGTAGGTGGCAGGGATGTTGTGCTAATTGATGATATGATCGCTACCGGTGGTACAATGGCAGAATCCATAAGGATACTGCGTGAACAGAATGCCCATGATGTATATCTTATATGTGTTCATCCGGTACTTGCACGAAATGCAGTGCTGAGACTGTTTAATGCAGGCGTAAGTGATCTTCTGGCAACAGATACTATCGAAAGATCCCAGAGCTGTATCAGTGTTGCATCTCTGATCGCATCTGAACTGGAGATGTAG
- a CDS encoding pyridoxal phosphate-dependent aminotransferase produces MAGKRFARRVKDIDISGIRKMFESAGPGAINLGLGQPDFDTPSHIKEAAICAIREGFTGYTPGPGILELRTALCEKFKNENGLEFSPSEIIVTSGASEALEIALACLVEPGDEVLIPDPGFVSYKTLTTIMGAKAVPVPLEEDLTLSPQKLTEYIGPATRAFIVNSPANPTGAVQSPEDMKAFSQIADDHNITMICDEVYEHFIYEGRHVSPALYSDNVITVNAVSKTYAMTGWRLGYVAARDEYIQQMLKIHQYVQACANSIAQKAAVAAVGGSLEPVITMREEFRKRRNVLVEGLNSIGLDCALPGGAFYAFPYAGDDYPDIVSELISSGVIVVPGSAFGSNGSGHIRISYAASMDDIKQALDIMEKTIRC; encoded by the coding sequence ATGGCAGGTAAAAGATTTGCTCGAAGGGTGAAGGATATTGATATATCAGGAATCAGAAAAATGTTTGAATCGGCTGGTCCAGGTGCTATAAATCTTGGTCTTGGACAGCCAGATTTTGATACGCCTTCTCATATAAAGGAAGCTGCGATCTGTGCAATCAGAGAAGGTTTTACGGGTTATACACCCGGTCCAGGAATACTTGAATTGAGAACTGCCCTATGTGAAAAATTTAAAAATGAAAATGGTCTTGAGTTTTCTCCTTCTGAAATCATTGTAACATCCGGTGCATCAGAAGCTCTGGAAATAGCACTGGCATGCCTTGTTGAGCCTGGAGATGAAGTTTTAATTCCGGATCCTGGTTTTGTTTCTTATAAAACACTTACGACAATAATGGGTGCAAAGGCAGTACCTGTTCCCCTTGAGGAAGACCTGACTCTTAGTCCACAGAAACTGACTGAGTATATAGGTCCCGCAACCAGGGCCTTTATAGTGAACTCTCCTGCAAATCCCACCGGTGCAGTGCAGAGTCCTGAAGATATGAAAGCCTTTTCCCAGATCGCTGATGATCACAATATCACCATGATATGTGATGAAGTGTATGAGCATTTTATCTATGAAGGAAGGCATGTAAGTCCTGCACTATACTCTGATAATGTTATAACAGTAAATGCTGTATCCAAGACCTATGCAATGACAGGATGGAGGCTTGGATATGTTGCTGCAAGAGATGAATATATACAGCAGATGCTCAAGATACACCAGTATGTTCAGGCATGTGCAAACTCAATCGCCCAGAAAGCAGCAGTTGCGGCTGTCGGCGGTTCGCTGGAACCTGTGATTACAATGCGGGAGGAGTTCAGGAAAAGACGCAATGTGCTGGTAGAGGGCCTGAACTCAATTGGTCTTGATTGTGCACTCCCAGGAGGCGCCTTTTACGCTTTCCCTTATGCAGGAGATGATTATCCTGATATTGTATCAGAACTTATTTCCAGTGGTGTAATTGTAGTTCCAGGATCTGCTTTTGGAAGCAATGGCAGTGGTCATATCAGAATATCCTATGCCGCCAGCATGGATGACATAAAGCAGGCACTGGATATTATGGAGAAGACGATTCGGTGCTGA
- a CDS encoding DHH family phosphoesterase produces MSAVSKNSDPPAKARVKPTYLIIGSGSIGFTLAKELRELNKDLVLIDKEKQKVETLREEAYEAIVGDANDPDVLSSINLKNLTAILILTSDNEINKIALQNIKKVISPDVYCVSRASDVINKQEMETLGADYVFMPSKIVATALARSLERAESLKRGNRLSKWLKEISGKKLAIVVHDNPDPDAIASAVALKEIATNFDVDATILYHGEIGHQENKAFVNLLAIELEKMDEHDISRFDKVALVDCTLPGSNNQLPPETPIGVVIDHHPTGEIEIEAEYADLRPNVGSTSTILTKYLQELNINIERELATALLYGIRTDTHDFKRNTDASDLSAASFLYPLSDHELLDQLERPSMSIETLDILGEAINSRQVIGSYLLSNVGNVRDRDALPQAADYLLNLEGIATTIAFGVSEDRIFISGRTNDIRINLGEVMKEAFGDEYAGGHATAAAAQIPLGVFSAAKDRQTLLRLVNESVVKKFLKVVGVEESEE; encoded by the coding sequence ATTTCCGCTGTTTCAAAAAATTCCGACCCTCCTGCAAAAGCCAGGGTTAAGCCAACCTATCTGATAATTGGTAGTGGCAGCATTGGGTTTACACTAGCAAAAGAACTAAGGGAACTTAACAAAGACCTTGTCCTCATAGATAAGGAAAAACAGAAGGTAGAGACGTTAAGAGAGGAAGCATACGAAGCGATTGTTGGAGATGCAAATGATCCGGATGTGCTAAGTTCAATTAACCTAAAAAACCTTACAGCCATACTAATTCTCACATCTGATAATGAGATAAATAAAATTGCATTGCAGAATATAAAAAAGGTAATATCTCCTGATGTATACTGTGTCTCAAGGGCATCAGATGTAATCAACAAGCAGGAAATGGAGACTCTGGGTGCAGATTATGTATTCATGCCCTCAAAGATTGTCGCCACCGCGCTTGCACGGTCACTGGAGAGAGCAGAATCTCTAAAAAGAGGAAATCGATTATCAAAATGGTTAAAGGAGATTTCAGGTAAGAAACTTGCAATTGTGGTTCATGATAATCCTGATCCAGATGCAATTGCAAGTGCAGTAGCACTTAAGGAAATCGCAACAAATTTTGACGTGGATGCAACCATTCTGTACCATGGAGAAATCGGACATCAGGAAAACAAGGCGTTTGTAAATCTGCTTGCCATCGAACTTGAAAAAATGGATGAACATGACATTTCCAGATTCGATAAGGTTGCCCTGGTGGACTGTACCTTACCAGGCTCCAATAATCAGTTGCCTCCTGAAACACCGATTGGGGTTGTAATAGACCACCATCCAACCGGTGAAATAGAGATTGAAGCAGAATACGCCGATCTGAGACCAAATGTGGGTTCAACTTCCACTATTTTGACAAAATACCTCCAGGAACTTAATATTAATATAGAAAGGGAACTTGCAACCGCCCTGCTATATGGTATCAGGACCGATACTCACGATTTTAAAAGAAACACTGATGCATCGGATCTGTCTGCAGCATCGTTTCTGTATCCCCTGTCAGATCATGAACTTCTGGACCAGCTGGAGAGACCTTCAATGTCAATAGAAACACTTGACATACTGGGAGAGGCAATTAACAGCAGACAGGTAATAGGAAGTTACCTGCTCTCAAATGTGGGAAATGTAAGAGATCGTGACGCATTGCCCCAGGCTGCAGATTATCTTCTGAACCTGGAAGGTATAGCCACAACCATTGCATTTGGGGTATCTGAAGACAGGATATTCATATCCGGTAGAACCAATGACATAAGGATCAATCTTGGGGAAGTGATGAAAGAAGCTTTTGGAGATGAATATGCAGGCGGTCATGCCACTGCAGCTGCAGCTCAGATTCCATTGGGAGTGTTTAGTGCTGCAAAGGATAGACAAACACTGCTTCGCCTTGTAAATGAGTCTGTGGTCAAAAAATTCCTGAAAGTTGTAGGCGTGGAAGAATCGGAAGAATGA
- a CDS encoding bifunctional ADP-dependent NAD(P)H-hydrate dehydratase/NAD(P)H-hydrate epimerase, which produces MKSITSSQMQAIDINCECLGLSRMQLMENAGASIAQAVRSSISSGRVVLVAGRGNNGGDAFVAARHLSSYEDIHTQVILIGRRSMIKTEEALKNFDLLKYSGIEAMQITDSSSLENCESLRSADIIVDAIFGTGVKGSIREPESTAIDIINSTGSSVISVDIPSGFDPDGNSFEKSIMADKTLTFHRLKKGLAREDVERYTGAIEVIDIGVCRDAEVYVGSGNLTMLNRRQVDSHKGQSGRILVVGGGEYFGAPALTAMASLRTGADIVTLALPRGVDDIVSAYSPNLIVRSLSDDRLCVEDVPVILKMIQSHDVLVIGNGLGRSDEIGEAISMILPYCRKVVVDADGFAGLKNIPVNDCDMILTPHAGEFSRLIGKKPPSDPLHRLESVLEYSRKNRVVTLLKGKVDIISDGEDVLLNRTGNEGMTVGGTGDVLAGIVGTLFAVNPAMEAASCGAFINGVAGDLAFEEHSYGLLATDIIDRITEVTRKEMS; this is translated from the coding sequence ATGAAATCGATCACTTCCAGTCAGATGCAGGCAATTGATATCAACTGTGAATGTCTTGGACTCAGCCGGATGCAGCTGATGGAAAATGCTGGTGCATCCATTGCTCAGGCAGTCAGAAGTAGTATTTCCAGTGGCAGGGTTGTTCTTGTTGCCGGAAGGGGTAACAATGGTGGTGATGCATTTGTAGCTGCCCGCCATCTATCATCATATGAGGATATCCATACTCAGGTTATTCTTATTGGAAGACGGTCAATGATAAAAACGGAGGAAGCACTGAAAAATTTTGATCTGCTGAAATACAGTGGTATAGAGGCAATGCAAATAACCGATTCTTCCAGTCTGGAGAACTGCGAATCATTAAGATCTGCAGATATTATAGTTGATGCTATTTTTGGTACCGGTGTAAAGGGGAGTATAAGGGAACCCGAATCCACTGCAATAGATATTATAAACAGCACAGGTTCCTCTGTAATCTCGGTGGATATTCCTTCAGGCTTTGATCCGGATGGGAATTCGTTTGAAAAATCGATCATGGCTGATAAAACACTTACATTCCATCGTTTGAAAAAGGGGCTTGCCAGAGAAGATGTTGAGCGGTATACAGGAGCTATCGAAGTTATAGATATTGGTGTATGCAGGGATGCAGAAGTGTATGTTGGGTCTGGAAATCTTACCATGCTGAACCGCCGCCAGGTTGATTCTCATAAAGGTCAGTCAGGTAGAATACTGGTTGTTGGTGGTGGAGAATATTTTGGAGCACCTGCCCTGACTGCAATGGCATCACTGAGGACAGGTGCTGATATTGTAACACTTGCACTCCCCAGGGGAGTGGATGATATTGTATCCGCCTATTCCCCAAATCTGATAGTGCGTTCTCTTTCAGATGACCGACTGTGCGTTGAGGATGTACCGGTGATATTAAAGATGATACAGTCTCATGATGTACTTGTGATAGGTAATGGGCTTGGCAGAAGTGATGAGATCGGGGAAGCCATATCCATGATATTGCCTTACTGCAGAAAGGTTGTTGTTGATGCCGATGGTTTTGCTGGCCTGAAAAATATCCCTGTGAATGACTGTGATATGATATTAACTCCGCATGCAGGAGAATTTTCCCGTTTAATAGGTAAAAAACCTCCTTCAGATCCTCTCCATAGACTCGAATCGGTTTTAGAGTATTCCAGGAAAAACCGCGTAGTAACATTGCTTAAAGGAAAGGTCGATATCATCTCAGATGGTGAAGATGTTTTGCTGAACAGAACTGGCAATGAAGGAATGACTGTGGGAGGTACAGGAGATGTCCTTGCAGGAATTGTCGGAACACTGTTTGCTGTCAATCCTGCAATGGAGGCTGCATCATGTGGGGCGTTCATAAATGGAGTAGCAGGAGATCTAGCTTTTGAAGAACATTCATACGGACTTCTGGCAACAGATATTATCGACAGAATCACTGAAGTGACAAGAAAGGAGATGTCTTGA
- the hisE gene encoding phosphoribosyl-ATP diphosphatase, whose protein sequence is MSASNIEVLDEIYEIIMSRKREPVQHSYVCSLLNHGKGTDKILEKLGEETVETIIAAKNGIREDIIYESCDLIFHLMVMLAAYDIELKEITEELSSRKK, encoded by the coding sequence ATGTCTGCAAGTAACATTGAAGTCCTTGATGAGATATATGAGATCATCATGAGCAGAAAAAGAGAACCTGTTCAACATTCATATGTGTGCTCATTATTAAATCACGGTAAAGGAACTGATAAGATCCTTGAAAAGCTTGGCGAGGAGACTGTGGAAACCATCATTGCTGCAAAAAACGGGATAAGAGAAGATATAATATATGAATCATGTGATCTTATATTCCACCTAATGGTTATGCTTGCAGCCTATGATATCGAGCTAAAGGAGATCACAGAAGAGCTCAGCTCCCGCAAAAAGTAA
- a CDS encoding 3-isopropylmalate dehydratase large subunit, whose protein sequence is MSTNTSNSMTISEKIFSKAAGKDVKAGDFVFANIDRAMTHDITGPLALKGFYEIMKDKEDKKVWDPSKIVIIFDHQVPADSLYAASNHIMLRKFAKEQNILNYDVYEGICHQVMPEKGHVQPGDLVVGSDSHTCSYGALGAFSTGIGSTDMAAVFASGKLWFKVPETIRFEVEGNLPDHVYSKDIILHLIGDIGIEGATYMASEYAGSAVRNLSMSERMTMCNMAIEMGAKTGIIEPDEVTENYLKERISGYQLDPHWISDTDAKYSQVRHYDVSDLEPQIACPHNVDNVKPVSEVEGTKLDQIFIGSCTNGRFEDIEIAAKIIGDEPVAKDVRLLVIPASRTEYLKALKAGYIEQLIEAGAIVESACCGPCMGASFGLLGDGEVGLATSNRNFRGREGSPESFVYLSSPATAAASALTGEITDPRKV, encoded by the coding sequence ATGTCCACAAATACCAGTAATTCTATGACAATTTCTGAGAAGATTTTCTCAAAGGCAGCAGGTAAGGATGTAAAAGCAGGAGATTTTGTCTTTGCCAATATAGACAGGGCAATGACACATGATATAACCGGTCCCCTGGCATTGAAAGGGTTCTATGAGATTATGAAGGATAAGGAAGACAAAAAAGTATGGGATCCTTCAAAGATCGTGATCATCTTTGATCATCAGGTTCCAGCCGATTCTCTCTATGCAGCATCAAACCATATAATGCTCAGGAAATTTGCAAAAGAGCAGAATATTCTAAACTACGATGTTTATGAAGGAATTTGTCATCAGGTAATGCCTGAGAAGGGTCATGTACAACCTGGGGATCTTGTTGTTGGCTCCGATTCCCATACCTGTTCCTACGGGGCACTTGGTGCCTTTTCTACAGGTATAGGCTCTACTGATATGGCAGCTGTGTTTGCATCTGGTAAACTCTGGTTCAAGGTCCCTGAAACCATACGTTTTGAGGTGGAAGGAAATCTGCCGGACCATGTCTATTCCAAGGATATCATTCTGCATCTTATCGGAGATATAGGGATCGAGGGAGCTACCTACATGGCATCAGAATACGCAGGATCAGCTGTGAGGAATCTGTCCATGTCAGAGAGGATGACCATGTGCAACATGGCAATCGAGATGGGAGCAAAGACCGGAATCATCGAGCCGGATGAGGTAACTGAGAATTATCTTAAGGAAAGGATATCCGGGTATCAGCTTGACCCCCACTGGATATCTGATACTGATGCAAAGTATTCACAGGTCAGACATTATGATGTATCGGATCTTGAACCACAAATTGCATGCCCCCATAATGTAGATAATGTAAAGCCTGTATCAGAAGTAGAAGGTACAAAGCTTGACCAGATATTTATCGGTTCGTGTACCAATGGAAGATTTGAGGATATAGAAATTGCTGCCAAAATAATCGGGGACGAGCCAGTTGCAAAGGATGTGCGATTGCTTGTAATCCCGGCTTCCAGAACAGAATATCTAAAAGCACTGAAGGCAGGATATATCGAACAGCTCATAGAAGCCGGTGCAATTGTGGAATCGGCATGCTGTGGACCCTGTATGGGAGCTTCTTTTGGATTGCTGGGAGATGGTGAAGTGGGTCTTGCAACATCCAACCGTAATTTCAGAGGCAGGGAAGGAAGCCCTGAGTCCTTTGTATACCTGAGCTCTCCTGCAACTGCAGCTGCATCTGCTCTTACTGGTGAGATTACGGATCCCCGCAAGGTATGA
- a CDS encoding NOG1 family protein — MIFEKIYTVPTSDELLDKAFRRASRARAGKVTRNKEDILKAHESSIITASNILSDNMANIVRRFPSFDEIPRLYYELADILVGVDEIRKSLSSVDWASKKIHEISRYYIGKMRTSRDAVTVKKEAFGRIASITKSVDSDLVFLNRARNILRKLPDIYDEPTIIVAGYPNVGKSSFVAYVTDARPEIASYPFTTKGVSIGHLISNSKRYQIIDTPGLLDRPMSERNSIELQAITALEYLDAVVLYIVDASETCGYPVDQQKKLLDEIRTEFDLPVLVASNKTDIEHKEIDFADMEISSITGQGIDGVLQELISMIEKQEEKNRDHPVSTESSSP, encoded by the coding sequence ATGATATTCGAAAAAATATACACTGTTCCGACCTCAGATGAGCTGCTTGACAAGGCATTTAGAAGAGCATCCAGAGCAAGAGCAGGAAAAGTAACCCGCAATAAAGAAGATATACTCAAAGCCCATGAATCTTCGATCATTACAGCCTCCAACATATTATCAGATAACATGGCAAACATAGTCCGCAGATTTCCCAGCTTTGATGAAATCCCCAGACTATATTATGAACTGGCAGATATCCTTGTAGGAGTGGATGAGATCAGAAAATCCCTTTCATCGGTAGACTGGGCAAGCAAAAAGATACATGAGATCTCCAGATACTATATTGGGAAGATGCGTACAAGCAGGGATGCTGTCACTGTAAAAAAAGAGGCTTTTGGAAGAATAGCATCCATTACAAAGTCTGTTGACAGTGATCTGGTATTCCTGAACAGGGCACGAAATATTTTACGCAAGCTGCCTGATATATACGATGAGCCAACAATAATTGTGGCTGGATATCCGAATGTAGGCAAATCCAGCTTTGTTGCATACGTGACCGATGCTAGGCCTGAGATTGCATCATATCCCTTTACAACCAAAGGAGTATCCATCGGACACCTGATAAGTAACAGTAAGCGATATCAGATCATAGATACCCCAGGCCTGCTGGACAGGCCCATGTCCGAGAGAAACAGCATAGAACTGCAGGCAATAACAGCTCTGGAATATCTTGATGCAGTGGTACTGTATATAGTGGATGCCAGTGAAACATGTGGTTATCCGGTAGACCAGCAGAAAAAACTGCTTGATGAGATCAGAACAGAGTTTGATCTGCCCGTGCTGGTTGCATCAAACAAGACTGATATTGAACACAAAGAAATTGATTTTGCAGACATGGAAATTTCAAGCATAACAGGGCAGGGTATTGATGGAGTTCTACAGGAACTCATCAGTATGATAGAAAAGCAGGAAGAGAAAAATAGAGATCATCCGGTCAGCACCGAATCGTCTTCTCCATAA